A portion of the Edaphobacter lichenicola genome contains these proteins:
- a CDS encoding DUF427 domain-containing protein → MERQETKDYDAGATGSEQQESVWDYPRPPRLEATARHLRVVHGGVVVAETRRGLRILETSHPPVYYFPPEDVSMELLQPSKRRKTFCEFKGVASYWDVVVNGAKTVDVAWSYAAPATSYAKLKDHLAFYGGVADECWVDGERVVPQPGDFYGGWITSHVKGPFKGPPGTLGW, encoded by the coding sequence ATGGAGAGACAAGAGACGAAGGATTATGACGCTGGGGCAACTGGCTCCGAGCAGCAGGAGTCGGTTTGGGATTACCCGCGACCTCCTCGGCTGGAGGCGACGGCGCGCCACTTGCGGGTCGTTCATGGTGGCGTGGTGGTCGCTGAGACGCGCCGCGGATTGCGTATCCTCGAGACGAGCCATCCCCCGGTTTACTACTTTCCTCCGGAGGATGTGTCGATGGAGCTGTTGCAGCCGAGTAAGCGACGAAAGACTTTCTGCGAGTTCAAGGGAGTGGCGAGTTATTGGGATGTTGTTGTGAACGGGGCGAAGACGGTGGATGTGGCCTGGAGCTACGCGGCTCCTGCGACGAGCTATGCGAAGTTGAAGGACCATCTGGCGTTTTATGGGGGAGTGGCGGACGAGTGCTGGGTGGATGGCGAGCGTGTGGTGCCGCAGCCTGGAGACTTCTACGGCGGTTGGATTACTTCACACGTGAAAGGTCCGTTCAAGGGGCCGCCGGGAACGCTAGGGTGGTAA
- a CDS encoding aminotransferase class V-fold PLP-dependent enzyme: MRRIYMDANATTPLLPEVFEAMRPFFLEHYGNASSIRKQGQFARAVVDQTRDTPSSSERNRLL; encoded by the coding sequence ATGCGCAGAATCTATATGGACGCCAACGCCACCACGCCTCTTCTCCCGGAGGTCTTCGAGGCCATGCGTCCCTTCTTTCTCGAGCACTACGGCAACGCCAGCTCCATCCGTAAGCAAGGACAGTTCGCCCGAGCCGTAGTCGACCAGACCCGCGACACACCATCGTCTTCCGAACGGAACCGTTTACTGTAA